The genomic DNA TTCTTCCACATCGCTTTTGATGAATTAACATAAAAGATTTGTGATACATTGGAATGGTGTATTTTTTGAAGACATGTCCACTACAATTTCGAGGAAGCGACTTCGTCAGTGCATGGATTTCAAGACCCATGTTTGACAATAGAAACCGAGTTTGACGACAAATTAATTAGTATAAAAGAATGTCACAAGTGTTGTATCCCTATAACCAATCCAATTTGataaaatgtcttttcaattTATCACCAATTTAGATAGTCCCTTTTATTTGTAATATCAGAAAtagcattatttttttcgatgaaaCGCAAGACTTATTCTTTTTCGGGCATGGACTTTGTTGTCACGAAGAGATGCTTCTAATGAATGTTGAGCAACTAATACAAGTAAAGTTcattcttttaaattattggGCCACTTATAGCATATTATATTacgattttatttttctaattagaattattgaaattcaaattaagattAGCAAGGCGAAACATTAGCTTATATACCATATGAAATACAATTAGTAACActtttaaaagtatttttgGATCATTTAATATCAATCGAAAATTCATAATTCttacaatataatataattttgtcATTAGTTTTAATTATACTCCATATTAGTTAGTACATAAACTATTACAATAAACcaaaaattgacgaaaaaatttcaacttgcAGCAACGCGAGAGAGTTGCACCCTATATACtttgattttattaataaattatatatgctAATATGCAGACAGTATAGATTATGCTTTTAATGAAAATTCATTCTTTGTAATTACTTGAAATTCATGAGCATATCACATTGTAtcttaaattataataatttttcaaaaattgaatcaaacCTATCATTCCTATTTGACAAATGACCTTTTTCCGACCCGCGGGACTGCCACGGGCATTGTCCTAGTATACATTAAAAAGggataaaattagaaaatgaaaaaagaacaaTCTAGAATATTCAAATTTGTTAATGCAGGGCACTCAATAGGGAGGAGAAACCATGAGCTGAAGCCCGAAGGGATTTGCCCAAGCAAatcaaaatggaaaatttgaaACCTCTCGTCAAACGAATCTGAGTAATTTCGTCGCAGGAGCCCGAATTGATATAGATAAAAGTAGATAGAAGTATACATAATACATTCCCACCGCCATCATCAACAAAACTAAACTATCATAAGTGAAgggaatttgaaaattttccacATATACATCAGATACAATCACTTTTTACAACTGCACACATGACTTAAACACGGCTGCCATGTTTCACCAGTTTCAGGCTAGGACTTAACTAGAAATAAAAGAGAAGCAACTATCAGACCGAGCCAAAGGTGAGGCCGGGACGGGGCGGGCCGGCAGTCCTTGTGTCCTGTGCAAGGATGTGACCGAGTTCGATAGTAGAGTAGGGGGAGAATCCAAGCTCCAACAGGGTAAGCTCCCTGTGATCGGCATGGGGCACTTTGAGTCTTCATCGGGGATGAACTTCCTGAATCTTTGGCAAAAGGCTATGTGCCTGTCGAGAGCTTCTTTGACGGTGATGAGCTCTTCTGATCTCAATGCCTCATCCTTCACTGCCTCGATGCAGAGCCCACACAGCCACTTCCCCTGGTACCTGCAGCAAAAGATTATGCTATCCTAATCACGACTAGGATCATAATCGGATACAATAAAACCAGGATTGACATATATCGATAAAAGCGATGTTACCTTTCGCGGACTTTTTGAATATATGCAGGAGTGCATTCCTCGGTGAACCCACATGGGGTGCACTTCACGGTCTCGACTTCAACTACCGGAGTCGGTTCGGTGGGATTAGGTCGTATATCTGAGCCCGGAATTTGCATTTTCGTTAGGTATGTTGTTCAAGGGAAGACTGGTCTATagaagaagaaagatgagaagatAGTGTGTCTCATC from Punica granatum isolate Tunisia-2019 chromosome 2, ASM765513v2, whole genome shotgun sequence includes the following:
- the LOC116197135 gene encoding uncharacterized protein LOC116197135 isoform X2, whose protein sequence is MQIPGSDIRPNPTEPTPVVEVETVKCTPCGFTEECTPAYIQKVRERYQGKWLCGLCIEAVKDEALRSEELITVKEALDRHIAFCQRFRKFIPDEDSKCPMPITGSLPCWSLDSPPTLLSNSVTSLHRTQGLPARPVPASPLARSDSCFSFISS
- the LOC116197135 gene encoding uncharacterized protein LOC116197135 isoform X1 — translated: MQIPGSDIRPNPTEPTPVVEVETVKCTPCGFTEECTPAYIQKVRESIIFCCRYQGKWLCGLCIEAVKDEALRSEELITVKEALDRHIAFCQRFRKFIPDEDSKCPMPITGSLPCWSLDSPPTLLSNSVTSLHRTQGLPARPVPASPLARSDSCFSFISS